In Sciurus carolinensis chromosome 8, mSciCar1.2, whole genome shotgun sequence, the genomic stretch TACAAATCCCCTTTCTGCTGCCTCTCCAGTGCCCTGTTAGTGCTTCTTCCCTAGGACTGTATGGTTAAGACCCAGACCCTTCGCTGGGAGGAGGCCATTGGTGGGGGAACCACATGCGCCAGCAAAAGGGAGCCGGGCAAACTGGAATAAAATGCTGCAGAGAGTTTGTGCCTGCCTCCCCCCTAATCCAAGGGGCAGTCAGTGTGAAGGGGGAGAAGATGAGGAAAGGAGATGGAGAGGGCATGGCTAAGACGAAGGCTTCCCAGCCAGATAAAGCTAGATTCAGATCTCTGCACCCTCGACTCAGGGAGTGACCTTGGACAATCTCTTGCTTCTCTCAGCCTTGGTCTCCCCATCTATAAAGAGGGGGTTGACATTGCTCTCCCCAGGGGTCCTGCGGGCAGAGGATGCATTGAAAGTACTCAGTGCAGGGCCTGGCAGTGTGTCAGGGGTCCCAATATCACAGCAAGGGAGATTGAGGAGGGAACCGTGGAGGAACGTAAGCCTGGCGTGTGTAGGGTCCCTGAGGCAGGGCTGCAGGGTGTTCAGGGAACTGGGTGAGGAAGGGCAAGCTGGGGGCTAGGACCAGGTCTGGCAGAGGCACTTGGGAACCTGTGGCCCTGGGGAACTATGGATGATAGTTGACAGGGTAAGGATATTACGGTTGGGCAGAGCTGGCCTGGGGCCTACCCAGCCCCGCATTCCCTCTGTACGACCCACTATGGCTCTGACGCACATGTACCCACAGAGAGGCTTCCAGGAATACTGAGGCTGCTCCCAAGGTGCCAGTGGGCTTGAGCACCTGAGGGTGGGCATGGGACGGCTGCAAGCTATCACCCTCTCTGGCCAGAGACAGGAGAAAGCATTAGGCAGGGAGATGACCACCAGGGCAAGGTTTGGGGTTGGCACCTGACCTGCCCAGGCAGACAGAGAAGACTGCATTAAGAATGGCCAAATGGGGACCTTCTGAGTGGGAGGAGCCTGGGTAGTCTCCTTTCTGCCTCTGGTCCCTGCAACCTGAGCCCAGCAGCCGCCTCTGCACAGGCCAAAAACTCAGGGAGGCTGAAGAGGTGGGGCGCAGGGCCAATGCCGCGGAGAGTGACAGCCTCTGCAGAGGATGGACACTGCCCCTTCCAGTGACCTCCATCCGGTGCCCCGTTTCTGGACTTGGGCTCTCTTGACAGAGCCCTGGTGGCCTTCGGGGCCTGTTAGGGACTCGGGCCCTGACCTAGCTCCACGAGTTCGGGAGGGGACTGGGGAGGTCAGACTGGGGTGTCAGATGGGGAGTAACGTCAGCCTGGAAACCCAGTGGCCCTGCCAGTCCATTCCTGGGCCAGGCATCTCCATGCCAAGATGGAGCACAGCAGGCTTCCCCTGGCCTCACGAAGCAGGAAGGGAACAAGACTTTCGGGGAAATGGGCCCAGCTATGATATGTTGGTGGCACGCCGTGATGGGGAGTCGTGACATCCGCCTCTCTCAAGGACCTCTTACGCCCTGTCTGcccccatacacacacagaggCCAGGCCTCAGCCACCAGGCAGGAGTctcatccccatttcacagaccaGGCACCTGAGGCTCCACAAGGGAAGTGCCTTGCCCGAGTCACTTGGCTGCTGAACGGCAGAGCCAGAACCTAAGCCCAGGCCTTGGGTCCTGGGCCCGGCAGTGGGCAGACCAAGTTCACCCAGTCCCCCCTCTCCTTCTGGCTCTACCATCTGGGACAGTCTGATTAACAGCCAGGCCTGGCCAGCACTTACGTGCTTGATTTTCTTGCTTAATCATCCCAGTAAGTCCCATTGTACAGGTGAGCAAACTCAAGGTCACCTAGCCAGGATAGAGAAGAGTTGGGTATCAAACCTGGGTCTGTGTGATGTCAGGATGCCTCTCTGACCAAAGAAGGTGGGGCCTGAGCTGGGCCTATATGAGCACAGGGGCTGAGGTGGGCCGGGGGGCTCCCAGACTGTGGTGTGAGCTGGTTGTGCAGTGAGGGGCGGGTGAAGGGACACGTGGATGGGGAGGTGGAAGGCTGTGGGTTTGCCTAGTGGCCTTGGGAGGTCAGCCCTGCCTGAGACACGACCCCAGGACCTGCCGGGCTGCCTCAGAGCCTGTCATCCGACTGCTTTCCGCTGCCGCTGCGCCTGCGTGGTACCTCTCTTCAGGGTCTCCAGGGAAAGGAGTTGGGTTCCAGTTGAGGCAGCCCTGGACTCAGGGATCCACTCCAGCCCCTGCCAAGGTGGAAGGAACATCTGGAACTCAGCTCACTGGAGGGATGAGGGAGGCTGCCTCTTCAGCTCTCAGCTGTCTTTGCGGCCCCACCCTGAGATCCCCCAAATAAGGTTGTACAGAGGGGGAGACCAAGGACTTGGAGAGATGTGGTTCCTGACACTGGATCCCCCACAGTCCAGCCCCTGGGTCAGCGACCCAAGGGTGGTCCTCCATCCCTACCTTAGCTCCGTTTCCCTCTTCTGTGGGTGAGGGTGCTGCCCTTGAAGGCTGGCCAAGGGGACAGgcagcctcctcagcctcccttccTGCTTCTTGGCTGCTGGGGAGTGGAAGGCAAGCGCTTCCCATTGCTGATTGTTAGCGGGCTCAGAGTGACCGCCTCGTGTTGAGCCGTGCGTGAACTTCTGTTCAGCTCCTTTCTCGGTGTGCTCCAGTGGGTGGGTTCCTCACATcaaccattcattcatttcatcatTCACCCAGCAAGTGTTTATGCTTGAGTGACAGGCCCTGTTTCAGGTAATGGGGACAAGTCATGAACAAGATCCACCGGCTCCCTGCTCTTACAGCTTTCATAGTTCACAGTTCAGGATGGGGGAAGAGCAGGTCTGTGGGGGCTCAGAGGAGAGCCGGGGTCAGGTGGGAGCAGGGAGGGCATGAGGGAGGTGGGGTGTCCCAGCTGAGAACTGGGGCTGCATGGGTGTTGGCAATAGAGAGAGGAAGGGCGTTTCAGGTAAAAGGAGCTGCCTGTTCCAAACCTGGAGAGAGCAGCGCCGGTGTCCAGGCCTGAGAGGCCCCCTGGGGCTGGAGTTCAGGACACTTGGCCAGAGCCCATGCCTGGGTCAGCACTGGCCAGAAACCCGTGCGTGTGAGCGTGTATGCCTGCATCTCTACCCAGAGACCCCCAGCACCTGGAGTCCTCCGTGGGTGCCAGGCCTCTGCTTATACACTTCTAGTCATGGGAAACACACTGCTTCCGTGGTGGCTTAGGAAAACGCTAGGCGGGAGTTGGCCTAGAATTTCTAGAGTCTAAGGTTTGCAGAAACCCTGGGCCTGGCCAGCTCAGCAGTTTGCCTGGCTCCCAGCTTTACCTGGGTTGCGCCCAGGCAACTCAGGGGCTGCTCCGTGCTTGTCTCAGGCCTGCTTGTGAGACTCTGACCTCGGCTGAAACCACCAGGCTGTGGGCCATGGCTCCTGGTCTGTGGTGGAACCAATAGGCTGAGCTGGGCTCCCCTGTCCCTCAGAGACTAAGGAATAACCTCAAAGTATAGGACTCTACAAGCCGTTTCAGGACTCACAGACCCCTAAAGTAAGTCTCTGATCACCTAACACGAAGCAATGGTCCTGGCTCCCACTGAGCAAGGCTGGCTGCCCACCTATCCGGGCCTCAGTTTCTAGGTTCTGGAATATGGGGCATTTCTGTGTCTCTAAGGAGCTCAACTCTGTATGCTGAAATCCCACCCATGGGACAATTTGGGCAAAGGCCAGCAGACTACCAAGTGAACAAGGAGACCTCCAGGGAGCTGACACTAGTGGACTGAGATTTGTCCCCCGAAGGGAAATGCTTTTTAAGACCCTTTTGGGACTGAGATAATGAAAGAAGCAGAGGTGGAATGAAGGTGAGCAAATTAGGACCCCATGCAGGGTTCCTGGTTGTCGTCCTCACATCGTTCTACCCATTTTGCTGTGGGTAAGACTGAGGCTGGCCCAAGGTCATACTCTGAGTTGTTAGGTCCCAGCCAAGTGCGTTATTCCCCAACTAAGTGACCCAGGTTCTCGGGCCTCAATTTTCCCCTCTGTACGTGAGAAGAAGATCCCCACATCTGATCTATCATGAGCCTGGTGCGGCCCCTCCATCCCTCCTGTCTTCCCCCAAACTGGAAGGCAGCATGTGCCCAGCTGTGAGCCCTTTagctgcagctgctgctgtctCACGTGGCTGTCATTAGCAAGTGCTGGCCAAGGTTGAGGAGCTGAGTCTCAGGAAGAAGCTCAGGATGGGgatgagggagagaggggaagggatggGCTGGGAACGAGAAGCCCAGCATTGTCCCTGTATCTACCACACGGGGGCGTCGTGGGCTCATCGGGAGAGGGTCTGGGCGCCTGACATGCTCAGACTCCAGGGGACAGTCACTGTCAAGGGTCAGGTAACCCCTCCGCAGCCTGGCTCAGCCTGCCCAGAGACCCCAGAATGCAGCACTAGTGTTCCCTTGGGCCACCTTATAACTGTTTCTCACCAGATCTGCAGATGCTGGGTTGGTTGGATCTCAAGGGTCTGACCAGGGGGCTGTTGGGGACAGAGTTGAGGTCCCAGCCTATTCTGCTCCCCCCACAGAGATCCGCGAGGCCTTCAAGGTGTTTGACCGTGATGGCAACGGCTTCATCTCCAAGCAGGAGCTGGGTACGGCCATGCGCTCCCTGGGCTACATGCCCAACGAGGTGGAGCTGGAGGTTATCATCCAGCGGCTGGACATGGATGGTGAGCACAGcccctgcttcagtttcctcacctttCACCTGGGCCCCAGGGATGGGGCAGGGTCTGGGGCCTGAGTCACTGAGGCTTAAGTCCACCCTTGGGCCTCTGGTTTCCCCTACTCCAAGTCACCCCAAAGTCTGTTGCAGGTTGCAGCCAGATCTGGCCCCATTTCTCACCATGGAGAATCAAGGCCAGATAGCCCCAGCCACATGTGGGGTCAAAGACTGCTCCTCTCACTCTGTAGACTGAGAAATATGGAAAAGAGAGTATATAATACATATCCCAGCTCCCACCAGCCCAAACAAAATTGTTTAGTTGTTTTTGCCACCTggtattttattaaggaaaaactCACAAGAGGGACCAATAATACCAAGtcccctctgcttcctcccaCCAGAGATCTCCTCCCCCTCTTTCCCTCAAGAGAGCAGGTGACAATGTGGGCAGGTCGTCCCCTCCTGAGCCTCATTTCCTGCCTGTTTGGTGGAGATGATGTCTGGTCCTATATCCACCCTGCTCAGCGACAGGGTGCAGGGGAGTCATGGATGGTATTGTATAAACTGAACTCTGGGGGTCACCTGCTGCTCTCCACCTCCACCTTCCCCAGTGGGGCCTCATCACACTTGGTGGCCTAAACATTAGCCCAGAGGCTGGCAAGTTAGGTGCCCCTGAAATTGACTCAAGACTTAGAAGAGGAGGATACTTGCCTGAGGTCACTTGGTAGGTCCAAGATGCCAGGACTCTATCCCAGGTCCTAAAGCAGGACGGgacctgccctgcctgcccccagCTAGGTGTCAGCCTGACAATCTGATTGGACCTGTGCCCACTGTAGGTGATGGTCAGGTAGATTTTGAGGAGTTTGTGACCCTCCTGGGACCGAAGCTTTCCACCTCGGGAATCCCAGAGAAGTTCCATGGCACTGACTTCGACACGGTCTTCTGGAAGGTATGTCCTGGCTGGTTGGGACTCAGGGCTTTGGAGAGGTGTTAGGGGTTTTTAAAGGGGAGGTGACCACTCCACGTCTCGTCTACTGGAGGGCCATGGGCTCGCTGGGAAAGGCAGGTGTTGGTCAAGGACTCTGTGGGAATGAAGCCAGTGTCTTCCAGGCCTTCAGAGTCTGCAGGACTGTCACTGGGCTCTGTGAATGCAGGGTGCTGGGTGGGGACTGTGGGGGGGGGTGGCCAGAGCACTATTCCTCCACTCCCAAGTGCGACATGCAGAAGCTGACCGTGGACGAGCTGAAGCGACTGCTCTACGACACCTTCTGTGAGCACCTGTCCATGAAGGACATCGAGAACATCATCATGACAGAGGAGGAGAGCCACCTGGGCACAGCGGAGGAGTGCCCTGTGGATGTGGAAAGTGAGTGACAGGCCCCTGGGACTCCGTGGGTGGGCTCAGCCACTTGAGCAGGCGGACATAACCAGGCGTTTGCAGAGTGGGGCTGGGGGGTCCCTGTGTTCCCCACGGGTTGAGACTGTGCCGAAGTCTCGAGTGGCCAGCTTCTGATTCTGCTGCTTTGTGTCCCCTTCTCTCCGCTCCCTGGTGCTCCCGGTGGGCGGCCACAGCCTGCTCCAACCAGCAGATCCGCCAGACGTGTGTGCGCAAGAGTCTCATCTGCGCCTTCGCCATCGCCTTCATCATCAGCGTCATGCTCATTGCGGCCAACCAGGTGCTGCGCAGCGGCATGAAATAAGAGCCACCTGGGCCCCTGGCTGGCACACGCAGTGCTGGGCCCACTCCACACCCACCGCCGCCCGCAGCCCTTCTCCCTCAGCTGGCTCTGGACCACCATCCTGTGTACTTCAGGACCTGGACGTCTGCTGACCCCACCCCTCTCATTCCATGGGCCTTGCATGGAGCCGTGGCTAGGCTGTGGAGAACCCGGTGGTGACCCTGAGGACGGCCCCCAGCCCCTACACCATGCCCGTACCCCTGCCGAGCCTGTATGTAGCGCTAACTCTTCCTGCTGTCCGGGGGCTCCTGGGAAATGAGGGCCTTGAACAGGAACCCCAGGACCCAGTCACTGCTATGCCCAGAGAGGGCATCTGCCTACCCCAGCTCTAATCTGAGGTCTGCCCAGAGCTGTGGGCAAGGGTGGAGGCGGTGGGGGCAGAAAGCCTCCTTCAAGGCTGGGTCTCCTGAGTCCTTTCCTCTCACCCAAACCTAGCCCTCCTCCCCGATGTACCTGCTAGGGCCTGAGCCTGCCCATTTCACAGGTGGGGAGCCTGAGGTTCAGAGGGACTGATTTGGCCTCAGGTTACCCTCAGGGATTTTCAGGAAGGGCAGAAGCTCATGGCAGGATGGACCTCTGAGACGGCCCTGAGGTCCTTGAACTTCTGCCCCCAGCCCGCCCTAGCAAAGGCCCAGTGGCCAAGGGTCATATTGCTCCCCGGCACAGAAGCTAGAGCTGTAGTCCAATGCAGGAAGGAAACAGCCAGGGCCAGGAGGCCTCCGGTAGCCTGAGCAGGCTGTGATCTCCCCCTGGCCAGGGCACTCCTCCTTGCAAACCTTGGGAGG encodes the following:
- the Cabp7 gene encoding calcium-binding protein 7 encodes the protein MPFHPVTAALMYRGIYTVPNLLSEQRPVDIPEDELEEIREAFKVFDRDGNGFISKQELGTAMRSLGYMPNEVELEVIIQRLDMDGDGQVDFEEFVTLLGPKLSTSGIPEKFHGTDFDTVFWKCDMQKLTVDELKRLLYDTFCEHLSMKDIENIIMTEEESHLGTAEECPVDVETCSNQQIRQTCVRKSLICAFAIAFIISVMLIAANQVLRSGMK